A portion of the Meriones unguiculatus strain TT.TT164.6M chromosome 14, Bangor_MerUng_6.1, whole genome shotgun sequence genome contains these proteins:
- the Znf382 gene encoding zinc finger protein 382 isoform X5, translated as MGRPGRKPRGRPGPGLFPFPKEELGRRGSPLTHLKAMPKGSVSFKDVAVDFTPEEWQQLGPAQKALYRDVMLENYCHFISVGFHITKPDVIRKLEQGEELWTERIFPSQSYLEDEDVLVEFKDPQDRHPKSIVIINHKTLMKDRSSIYGKTLGKNHISRTLLEYKSVGKVLGNISEFINTDVNPVGEALGASAEWERRLLDSTHEQAQPAPPLAHPRALRTLEQPFAGGAGPFPGRGFPQDRTQRGDAAFGCGEDPMAFLEGSGLGGPAHGLLERGPSACKYGKLLCRKSVVVVHPRAQPGEKPFRCPYCGNSFRRKSYLIEHQRIHTGEKPYACGQCGKAFRQKTALTLHEKTHTEGRPYLCLACGKAFRQKATLTRHHKTHTGEKAYDCAQCGSAFRKKSYLVDHQRTHTGEKPYRCAECGKAFIQKTTLTVHRRTHTGEKPYLCADCGKCFCQKTTLTLHRRIHTGEKPYRCADCGKAFRQKAILTVHHRVHTGEKANACPQCGKAFSRKSNLIRHQKTHTGEKPYECKECGKFFSCKSNLSAHQKTHKAEAARSQ; from the exons ATGGGGAGGCCGGGGAGGAAGCCCCGAGGCCGCCCCGGGCCTG GACTCTTCCCTTTTCCAAAAGAGGAGCTGGGACGGCGAGGCTCTCCCCTCACACATCTCAAAGCCATGCCTAAG GGATCAGTGTCCTTCAAGGACGTGGCCGTGGACTTCACCCCTGAGGAATGGCAGCAGCTGGGTCCCGCCCAGAAGGCCCTCTACAGGGACGTGATGCTGGAAAACTATTGCCACTTCATCTCTGTGG GATTTCACATTACAAAGCCTGATGTGATCCGCAAGTTGGAACAAGGAGAGGAGCTATGGACAGAGAGAATTTTTCCAAGTCAGAGCTATCTAG AAGATGAAGACGTTTTGGTGGAATTCAAAGACCCCCAAGACAGGCATCCCAAATCAATTGTAATCATCAACCACAAGACACTAATGAAGGACAGAAGCAGTATTTACGGGAAAACACTAGGCAAGAACCACATTTCCAGAACACTATTAGAGTATAAATCTGTCGGGAAGGTTTTGGGAAACATTTCGGAGTTCATTAATACAGACGTAAACCCCGTAGGAGAGGCGCTGGGCGCCAGTGCGGAGTGGGAGAGACGGCTCCTGGATTCCACGCACGAGCAGGCCCAGCCCGCGCCGCCGCTCGCGCACCCCCGGGCCCTCCGGACCCTCGAGCAGCCGTTTGCCGGGGGCGCCGGCCCGTTCCCCGGGAGAGGATTCCCCCAGGACAGAACTCAGCGGGGAGACGCGGCCTTCGGCTGCGGCGAGGACCCGATGGCCTTTCTGGAAGGGTCGGGCCTGGGCGGCCCCGCGCACGGCCTCCTGGAGAGGGGCCCCTCGGCCTGCAAGTACGGGAAGCTCCTCTGCAGGAAGTCCGTCGTGGTGGTGCACCCCCGCGCGCAGCCCGGGGAGAAGCCCTTCCGGTGCCCCTACTGCGGGAACAGCTTCCGCCGGAAGTCCTACCTGATCGAGCACCAGCGCATCCACACGGGCGAGAAGCCATATGCGTGCGGCCAGTGCGGGAAGGCCTTCCGCCAGAAGACGGCCCTGACGCTGCACGAGAAGACGCACACGGAGGGCCGGCCCTACCTCTGCCTGGCCTGCGGCAAGGCCTTCCGCCAGAAGGCCACGCTCACCCGCCACCACAAGACGCACACGGGCGAGAAGGCCTACGACTGCGCGCAGTGCGGCAGCGCCTTCCGCAAGAAGTCCTACCTCGTGGACCACCAGCGGACGCACACGGGCGAGAAGCCCTACCGCTGCGCCGAGTGCGGCAAGGCCTTCATCCAGAAGACCACGCTCACCGTGCACCGCCGGACGCACACGGGCGAGAAGCCCTACCTCTGCGCCGACTGCGGCAAGTGCTTCTGCCAGAAGACCACGCTGACGCTGCACCGGCGCATCCACACGGGCGAGAAGCCCTACCGCTGCGCCGACTGCGGCAAGGCCTTCCGCCAGAAGGCCATCCTCACCGTGCACCACCGCGTGCACACGGGCGAGAAGGCCAACGCCTGCCCGCAGTGCGGCAAGGCCTTCAGCCGCAAGTCCAACCTCATCCGCCACCAGAAGACCCACACCGGGGAGAAGCCGTACGAATGCAAGGAGTGCGGCAAGTTCTTCAGCTGCAAGTCAAACCTCAGCGCGCACCAGAAGACCCACAAGGCCGAGGCCGCGAGAAGTCAGTGA
- the Znf382 gene encoding zinc finger protein 382 isoform X4 yields MPKGSVSFKDVAVDFTPEEWQQLGPAQKALYRDVMLENYCHFISVGFHITKPDVIRKLEQGEELWTERIFPSQSYLEDEDVLVEFKDPQDRHPKSIVIINHKTLMKDRSSIYGKTLGKNHISRTLLEYKSVGKVLGNISEFINTDVNPVGEALGASAEWERRLLDSTHEQAQPAPPLAHPRALRTLEQPFAGGAGPFPGRGFPQDRTQRGDAAFGCGEDPMAFLEGSGLGGPAHGLLERGPSACKYGKLLCRKSVVVVHPRAQPGEKPFRCPYCGNSFRRKSYLIEHQRIHTGEKPYACGQCGKAFRQKTALTLHEKTHTEGRPYLCLACGKAFRQKATLTRHHKTHTGEKAYDCAQCGSAFRKKSYLVDHQRTHTGEKPYRCAECGKAFIQKTTLTVHRRTHTGEKPYLCADCGKCFCQKTTLTLHRRIHTGEKPYRCADCGKAFRQKAILTVHHRVHTGEKANACPQCGKAFSRKSNLIRHQKTHTGEKPYECKECGKFFSCKSNLSAHQKTHKAEAARSQ; encoded by the exons ATGCCTAAG GGATCAGTGTCCTTCAAGGACGTGGCCGTGGACTTCACCCCTGAGGAATGGCAGCAGCTGGGTCCCGCCCAGAAGGCCCTCTACAGGGACGTGATGCTGGAAAACTATTGCCACTTCATCTCTGTGG GATTTCACATTACAAAGCCTGATGTGATCCGCAAGTTGGAACAAGGAGAGGAGCTATGGACAGAGAGAATTTTTCCAAGTCAGAGCTATCTAG AAGATGAAGACGTTTTGGTGGAATTCAAAGACCCCCAAGACAGGCATCCCAAATCAATTGTAATCATCAACCACAAGACACTAATGAAGGACAGAAGCAGTATTTACGGGAAAACACTAGGCAAGAACCACATTTCCAGAACACTATTAGAGTATAAATCTGTCGGGAAGGTTTTGGGAAACATTTCGGAGTTCATTAATACAGACGTAAACCCCGTAGGAGAGGCGCTGGGCGCCAGTGCGGAGTGGGAGAGACGGCTCCTGGATTCCACGCACGAGCAGGCCCAGCCCGCGCCGCCGCTCGCGCACCCCCGGGCCCTCCGGACCCTCGAGCAGCCGTTTGCCGGGGGCGCCGGCCCGTTCCCCGGGAGAGGATTCCCCCAGGACAGAACTCAGCGGGGAGACGCGGCCTTCGGCTGCGGCGAGGACCCGATGGCCTTTCTGGAAGGGTCGGGCCTGGGCGGCCCCGCGCACGGCCTCCTGGAGAGGGGCCCCTCGGCCTGCAAGTACGGGAAGCTCCTCTGCAGGAAGTCCGTCGTGGTGGTGCACCCCCGCGCGCAGCCCGGGGAGAAGCCCTTCCGGTGCCCCTACTGCGGGAACAGCTTCCGCCGGAAGTCCTACCTGATCGAGCACCAGCGCATCCACACGGGCGAGAAGCCATATGCGTGCGGCCAGTGCGGGAAGGCCTTCCGCCAGAAGACGGCCCTGACGCTGCACGAGAAGACGCACACGGAGGGCCGGCCCTACCTCTGCCTGGCCTGCGGCAAGGCCTTCCGCCAGAAGGCCACGCTCACCCGCCACCACAAGACGCACACGGGCGAGAAGGCCTACGACTGCGCGCAGTGCGGCAGCGCCTTCCGCAAGAAGTCCTACCTCGTGGACCACCAGCGGACGCACACGGGCGAGAAGCCCTACCGCTGCGCCGAGTGCGGCAAGGCCTTCATCCAGAAGACCACGCTCACCGTGCACCGCCGGACGCACACGGGCGAGAAGCCCTACCTCTGCGCCGACTGCGGCAAGTGCTTCTGCCAGAAGACCACGCTGACGCTGCACCGGCGCATCCACACGGGCGAGAAGCCCTACCGCTGCGCCGACTGCGGCAAGGCCTTCCGCCAGAAGGCCATCCTCACCGTGCACCACCGCGTGCACACGGGCGAGAAGGCCAACGCCTGCCCGCAGTGCGGCAAGGCCTTCAGCCGCAAGTCCAACCTCATCCGCCACCAGAAGACCCACACCGGGGAGAAGCCGTACGAATGCAAGGAGTGCGGCAAGTTCTTCAGCTGCAAGTCAAACCTCAGCGCGCACCAGAAGACCCACAAGGCCGAGGCCGCGAGAAGTCAGTGA
- the Znf382 gene encoding zinc finger protein 382 isoform X2, whose amino-acid sequence MTRDADSSLFQKRSWDGEALPSHISKPCLSVPLQGSVSFKDVAVDFTPEEWQQLGPAQKALYRDVMLENYCHFISVGFHITKPDVIRKLEQGEELWTERIFPSQSYLEDEDVLVEFKDPQDRHPKSIVIINHKTLMKDRSSIYGKTLGKNHISRTLLEYKSVGKVLGNISEFINTDVNPVGEALGASAEWERRLLDSTHEQAQPAPPLAHPRALRTLEQPFAGGAGPFPGRGFPQDRTQRGDAAFGCGEDPMAFLEGSGLGGPAHGLLERGPSACKYGKLLCRKSVVVVHPRAQPGEKPFRCPYCGNSFRRKSYLIEHQRIHTGEKPYACGQCGKAFRQKTALTLHEKTHTEGRPYLCLACGKAFRQKATLTRHHKTHTGEKAYDCAQCGSAFRKKSYLVDHQRTHTGEKPYRCAECGKAFIQKTTLTVHRRTHTGEKPYLCADCGKCFCQKTTLTLHRRIHTGEKPYRCADCGKAFRQKAILTVHHRVHTGEKANACPQCGKAFSRKSNLIRHQKTHTGEKPYECKECGKFFSCKSNLSAHQKTHKAEAARSQ is encoded by the exons ATGACACGTGACGCT GACTCTTCCCTTTTCCAAAAGAGGAGCTGGGACGGCGAGGCTCTCCCCTCACACATCTCAAAGCCATGCCTAAG TGTGCCCTTACAGGGATCAGTGTCCTTCAAGGACGTGGCCGTGGACTTCACCCCTGAGGAATGGCAGCAGCTGGGTCCCGCCCAGAAGGCCCTCTACAGGGACGTGATGCTGGAAAACTATTGCCACTTCATCTCTGTGG GATTTCACATTACAAAGCCTGATGTGATCCGCAAGTTGGAACAAGGAGAGGAGCTATGGACAGAGAGAATTTTTCCAAGTCAGAGCTATCTAG AAGATGAAGACGTTTTGGTGGAATTCAAAGACCCCCAAGACAGGCATCCCAAATCAATTGTAATCATCAACCACAAGACACTAATGAAGGACAGAAGCAGTATTTACGGGAAAACACTAGGCAAGAACCACATTTCCAGAACACTATTAGAGTATAAATCTGTCGGGAAGGTTTTGGGAAACATTTCGGAGTTCATTAATACAGACGTAAACCCCGTAGGAGAGGCGCTGGGCGCCAGTGCGGAGTGGGAGAGACGGCTCCTGGATTCCACGCACGAGCAGGCCCAGCCCGCGCCGCCGCTCGCGCACCCCCGGGCCCTCCGGACCCTCGAGCAGCCGTTTGCCGGGGGCGCCGGCCCGTTCCCCGGGAGAGGATTCCCCCAGGACAGAACTCAGCGGGGAGACGCGGCCTTCGGCTGCGGCGAGGACCCGATGGCCTTTCTGGAAGGGTCGGGCCTGGGCGGCCCCGCGCACGGCCTCCTGGAGAGGGGCCCCTCGGCCTGCAAGTACGGGAAGCTCCTCTGCAGGAAGTCCGTCGTGGTGGTGCACCCCCGCGCGCAGCCCGGGGAGAAGCCCTTCCGGTGCCCCTACTGCGGGAACAGCTTCCGCCGGAAGTCCTACCTGATCGAGCACCAGCGCATCCACACGGGCGAGAAGCCATATGCGTGCGGCCAGTGCGGGAAGGCCTTCCGCCAGAAGACGGCCCTGACGCTGCACGAGAAGACGCACACGGAGGGCCGGCCCTACCTCTGCCTGGCCTGCGGCAAGGCCTTCCGCCAGAAGGCCACGCTCACCCGCCACCACAAGACGCACACGGGCGAGAAGGCCTACGACTGCGCGCAGTGCGGCAGCGCCTTCCGCAAGAAGTCCTACCTCGTGGACCACCAGCGGACGCACACGGGCGAGAAGCCCTACCGCTGCGCCGAGTGCGGCAAGGCCTTCATCCAGAAGACCACGCTCACCGTGCACCGCCGGACGCACACGGGCGAGAAGCCCTACCTCTGCGCCGACTGCGGCAAGTGCTTCTGCCAGAAGACCACGCTGACGCTGCACCGGCGCATCCACACGGGCGAGAAGCCCTACCGCTGCGCCGACTGCGGCAAGGCCTTCCGCCAGAAGGCCATCCTCACCGTGCACCACCGCGTGCACACGGGCGAGAAGGCCAACGCCTGCCCGCAGTGCGGCAAGGCCTTCAGCCGCAAGTCCAACCTCATCCGCCACCAGAAGACCCACACCGGGGAGAAGCCGTACGAATGCAAGGAGTGCGGCAAGTTCTTCAGCTGCAAGTCAAACCTCAGCGCGCACCAGAAGACCCACAAGGCCGAGGCCGCGAGAAGTCAGTGA
- the Znf382 gene encoding zinc finger protein 382 isoform X3, whose product MTRDAVGLFPFPKEELGRRGSPLTHLKAMPKGSVSFKDVAVDFTPEEWQQLGPAQKALYRDVMLENYCHFISVGFHITKPDVIRKLEQGEELWTERIFPSQSYLEDEDVLVEFKDPQDRHPKSIVIINHKTLMKDRSSIYGKTLGKNHISRTLLEYKSVGKVLGNISEFINTDVNPVGEALGASAEWERRLLDSTHEQAQPAPPLAHPRALRTLEQPFAGGAGPFPGRGFPQDRTQRGDAAFGCGEDPMAFLEGSGLGGPAHGLLERGPSACKYGKLLCRKSVVVVHPRAQPGEKPFRCPYCGNSFRRKSYLIEHQRIHTGEKPYACGQCGKAFRQKTALTLHEKTHTEGRPYLCLACGKAFRQKATLTRHHKTHTGEKAYDCAQCGSAFRKKSYLVDHQRTHTGEKPYRCAECGKAFIQKTTLTVHRRTHTGEKPYLCADCGKCFCQKTTLTLHRRIHTGEKPYRCADCGKAFRQKAILTVHHRVHTGEKANACPQCGKAFSRKSNLIRHQKTHTGEKPYECKECGKFFSCKSNLSAHQKTHKAEAARSQ is encoded by the exons ATGACACGTGACGCTGTAG GACTCTTCCCTTTTCCAAAAGAGGAGCTGGGACGGCGAGGCTCTCCCCTCACACATCTCAAAGCCATGCCTAAG GGATCAGTGTCCTTCAAGGACGTGGCCGTGGACTTCACCCCTGAGGAATGGCAGCAGCTGGGTCCCGCCCAGAAGGCCCTCTACAGGGACGTGATGCTGGAAAACTATTGCCACTTCATCTCTGTGG GATTTCACATTACAAAGCCTGATGTGATCCGCAAGTTGGAACAAGGAGAGGAGCTATGGACAGAGAGAATTTTTCCAAGTCAGAGCTATCTAG AAGATGAAGACGTTTTGGTGGAATTCAAAGACCCCCAAGACAGGCATCCCAAATCAATTGTAATCATCAACCACAAGACACTAATGAAGGACAGAAGCAGTATTTACGGGAAAACACTAGGCAAGAACCACATTTCCAGAACACTATTAGAGTATAAATCTGTCGGGAAGGTTTTGGGAAACATTTCGGAGTTCATTAATACAGACGTAAACCCCGTAGGAGAGGCGCTGGGCGCCAGTGCGGAGTGGGAGAGACGGCTCCTGGATTCCACGCACGAGCAGGCCCAGCCCGCGCCGCCGCTCGCGCACCCCCGGGCCCTCCGGACCCTCGAGCAGCCGTTTGCCGGGGGCGCCGGCCCGTTCCCCGGGAGAGGATTCCCCCAGGACAGAACTCAGCGGGGAGACGCGGCCTTCGGCTGCGGCGAGGACCCGATGGCCTTTCTGGAAGGGTCGGGCCTGGGCGGCCCCGCGCACGGCCTCCTGGAGAGGGGCCCCTCGGCCTGCAAGTACGGGAAGCTCCTCTGCAGGAAGTCCGTCGTGGTGGTGCACCCCCGCGCGCAGCCCGGGGAGAAGCCCTTCCGGTGCCCCTACTGCGGGAACAGCTTCCGCCGGAAGTCCTACCTGATCGAGCACCAGCGCATCCACACGGGCGAGAAGCCATATGCGTGCGGCCAGTGCGGGAAGGCCTTCCGCCAGAAGACGGCCCTGACGCTGCACGAGAAGACGCACACGGAGGGCCGGCCCTACCTCTGCCTGGCCTGCGGCAAGGCCTTCCGCCAGAAGGCCACGCTCACCCGCCACCACAAGACGCACACGGGCGAGAAGGCCTACGACTGCGCGCAGTGCGGCAGCGCCTTCCGCAAGAAGTCCTACCTCGTGGACCACCAGCGGACGCACACGGGCGAGAAGCCCTACCGCTGCGCCGAGTGCGGCAAGGCCTTCATCCAGAAGACCACGCTCACCGTGCACCGCCGGACGCACACGGGCGAGAAGCCCTACCTCTGCGCCGACTGCGGCAAGTGCTTCTGCCAGAAGACCACGCTGACGCTGCACCGGCGCATCCACACGGGCGAGAAGCCCTACCGCTGCGCCGACTGCGGCAAGGCCTTCCGCCAGAAGGCCATCCTCACCGTGCACCACCGCGTGCACACGGGCGAGAAGGCCAACGCCTGCCCGCAGTGCGGCAAGGCCTTCAGCCGCAAGTCCAACCTCATCCGCCACCAGAAGACCCACACCGGGGAGAAGCCGTACGAATGCAAGGAGTGCGGCAAGTTCTTCAGCTGCAAGTCAAACCTCAGCGCGCACCAGAAGACCCACAAGGCCGAGGCCGCGAGAAGTCAGTGA
- the Znf382 gene encoding zinc finger protein 382 isoform X1, producing MGRPGRKPRGRPGPGLFPFPKEELGRRGSPLTHLKAMPKGSVSFKDVAVDFTPEEWQQLGPAQKALYRDVMLENYCHFISVGFHITKPDVIRKLEQGEELWTERIFPSQSYLDEDVLVEFKDPQDRHPKSIVIINHKTLMKDRSSIYGKTLGKNHISRTLLEYKSVGKVLGNISEFINTDVNPVGEALGASAEWERRLLDSTHEQAQPAPPLAHPRALRTLEQPFAGGAGPFPGRGFPQDRTQRGDAAFGCGEDPMAFLEGSGLGGPAHGLLERGPSACKYGKLLCRKSVVVVHPRAQPGEKPFRCPYCGNSFRRKSYLIEHQRIHTGEKPYACGQCGKAFRQKTALTLHEKTHTEGRPYLCLACGKAFRQKATLTRHHKTHTGEKAYDCAQCGSAFRKKSYLVDHQRTHTGEKPYRCAECGKAFIQKTTLTVHRRTHTGEKPYLCADCGKCFCQKTTLTLHRRIHTGEKPYRCADCGKAFRQKAILTVHHRVHTGEKANACPQCGKAFSRKSNLIRHQKTHTGEKPYECKECGKFFSCKSNLSAHQKTHKAEAARSQ from the exons ATGGGGAGGCCGGGGAGGAAGCCCCGAGGCCGCCCCGGGCCTG GACTCTTCCCTTTTCCAAAAGAGGAGCTGGGACGGCGAGGCTCTCCCCTCACACATCTCAAAGCCATGCCTAAG GGATCAGTGTCCTTCAAGGACGTGGCCGTGGACTTCACCCCTGAGGAATGGCAGCAGCTGGGTCCCGCCCAGAAGGCCCTCTACAGGGACGTGATGCTGGAAAACTATTGCCACTTCATCTCTGTGG GATTTCACATTACAAAGCCTGATGTGATCCGCAAGTTGGAACAAGGAGAGGAGCTATGGACAGAGAGAATTTTTCCAAGTCAGAGCTATCTAG ATGAAGACGTTTTGGTGGAATTCAAAGACCCCCAAGACAGGCATCCCAAATCAATTGTAATCATCAACCACAAGACACTAATGAAGGACAGAAGCAGTATTTACGGGAAAACACTAGGCAAGAACCACATTTCCAGAACACTATTAGAGTATAAATCTGTCGGGAAGGTTTTGGGAAACATTTCGGAGTTCATTAATACAGACGTAAACCCCGTAGGAGAGGCGCTGGGCGCCAGTGCGGAGTGGGAGAGACGGCTCCTGGATTCCACGCACGAGCAGGCCCAGCCCGCGCCGCCGCTCGCGCACCCCCGGGCCCTCCGGACCCTCGAGCAGCCGTTTGCCGGGGGCGCCGGCCCGTTCCCCGGGAGAGGATTCCCCCAGGACAGAACTCAGCGGGGAGACGCGGCCTTCGGCTGCGGCGAGGACCCGATGGCCTTTCTGGAAGGGTCGGGCCTGGGCGGCCCCGCGCACGGCCTCCTGGAGAGGGGCCCCTCGGCCTGCAAGTACGGGAAGCTCCTCTGCAGGAAGTCCGTCGTGGTGGTGCACCCCCGCGCGCAGCCCGGGGAGAAGCCCTTCCGGTGCCCCTACTGCGGGAACAGCTTCCGCCGGAAGTCCTACCTGATCGAGCACCAGCGCATCCACACGGGCGAGAAGCCATATGCGTGCGGCCAGTGCGGGAAGGCCTTCCGCCAGAAGACGGCCCTGACGCTGCACGAGAAGACGCACACGGAGGGCCGGCCCTACCTCTGCCTGGCCTGCGGCAAGGCCTTCCGCCAGAAGGCCACGCTCACCCGCCACCACAAGACGCACACGGGCGAGAAGGCCTACGACTGCGCGCAGTGCGGCAGCGCCTTCCGCAAGAAGTCCTACCTCGTGGACCACCAGCGGACGCACACGGGCGAGAAGCCCTACCGCTGCGCCGAGTGCGGCAAGGCCTTCATCCAGAAGACCACGCTCACCGTGCACCGCCGGACGCACACGGGCGAGAAGCCCTACCTCTGCGCCGACTGCGGCAAGTGCTTCTGCCAGAAGACCACGCTGACGCTGCACCGGCGCATCCACACGGGCGAGAAGCCCTACCGCTGCGCCGACTGCGGCAAGGCCTTCCGCCAGAAGGCCATCCTCACCGTGCACCACCGCGTGCACACGGGCGAGAAGGCCAACGCCTGCCCGCAGTGCGGCAAGGCCTTCAGCCGCAAGTCCAACCTCATCCGCCACCAGAAGACCCACACCGGGGAGAAGCCGTACGAATGCAAGGAGTGCGGCAAGTTCTTCAGCTGCAAGTCAAACCTCAGCGCGCACCAGAAGACCCACAAGGCCGAGGCCGCGAGAAGTCAGTGA